One Athene noctua chromosome 30, bAthNoc1.hap1.1, whole genome shotgun sequence genomic region harbors:
- the LOC141971945 gene encoding keratin, type II cytoskeletal cochleal-like: MNRQTYSMRGGGGGRSYSAASAVIPSSHRAGFSSMSMARSGGGGGGFGRFIGGGGGGGGCGFGSRSLYNLGGSKRISIGVGSSFRAAFGSGAGGGSGLGGGGGGGGCGLGGGGGCGFGGGGAGGGLGLGGGGAGGGLGLGLGGGGGGYGFGGGAGGLGFGGGQGGGGFGFGGVGGLGGYSGGLGSGRSPVGFGGGPPGVGTIQEVTVNQSLLAPLNLEIDPSIHQVRKDEKEQIKTLNNKFASFIDKVRFLEQQNKVLETKWTLLQDQGQKTNSGKSNLDPLFEAYINNLKRQLANLLNERGRMDGELKNMQDLVEDFKNKYEEEINRRTAAENEFVVLKKDVDAAYMNKVELEAKVDALTDELNFLRALYDAELAQLSAQVSDTAVILSMDNNRDLDLSSIIAEVKAQYEDIANRSRAEAEAWYQTKFEELQATAGKHGDDLRNTKGEISELNRLIQRIRSEIENTRNQCATLQTAIGDSEERGELALKDAKAKIIDLEDALQKAKADMARQLREYQELMNVKLALDIEIATYRKLLEGEESRLSGEGLNPISYSVISSNSGMAGGAGFGGGFGGLSLSGGGGGSGFGLGGGGGSGFGLGGGGGSGFGLGGGGGSGFGLGGGGSGGGYSFGSGGGLGLGGGGGLGGGYGGGSGLGTASGFGYGGGGGSTSGGNFSSGSAKGTNPGVKIVSKTSSSKKSIKSQSLKNATQPE; this comes from the exons aTGAACCGGCAAACTTACAGCATGAGAGGGGGAGGTGGAGGCAGATCTTACAGTGCTGCCTCAGCAGTTATTCCAAGCAGCCACAGGGCTGGCTTTAGTTCGATGTCTATGGCACGctctggaggaggtggaggaggtttTGGAAGGTTCAtcggaggaggtggtggtggtggtggttgcgGTTTTGGCAGCAGGAGCCTCTACAACCTTGGCGGTAGCAAGAGAATATCCATCGGTGTTGGAAGCAGCTTCCGAGCTGCTTTTGGGAGTGGAGCTGGTGGTGGCTCTGGcctgggaggtggtggtggtggtggtggctgtggtCTTGGTGGTGGCGGTGGCTGTGGATTTGGTGGTGGTGGAGCTGGTGGTGGTCTTGGTCTtggtggtggtggagctggcGGTGGTCTTGGACTTGGTCTCGGTGGTGGAGGTGGTGGATATGGCtttggtggaggtgctggtgggcTTGGCTTTGGTGGTGGACAGGGAGGTGGTGGGTTTGGCTTTGGTGGAGTAGGAGGGCTGGGAGGATACAGTGGAGGGCTGGGTAGTGGCAGGAGCCCAGTGGGATTTGGTGGTGGCCCACCTGGAGTTGGTACAATCCAAGAAGTGACTGTCAACCAGAGTCTCCTGGCACCGCTAAACCTGGAGATAGATCCAAGCATCCATCAGGTGCGAAAAGATGAGAAGGAGCAAATCAAGACCCTCAACAACAAGTTTGCTTCTTTCATTGACAAG GTTCGcttcctggagcagcagaacaaggtgCTTGAGACCAAATGGACCCTCCTGCAGGACCAAGGTCAAAAAACCAACTCAGGCAAAAGCAATCTGGACCCACTCTTCGAGGCTTACATCAACAACTTGAAGCGGCAGCTGGCCAACCTGCTCAACGAGAGAGGACGCATGGACGGGGAACTGAAGAACATGCAAGACCTCGTTGAGGACTTCAAGAACAA ATATGAAGAGGAAATCAACCGACGCACAGCAGCGGAGAATGAATTCGTGGTGCTGAAGAAG GACGTGGATGCTGCTTACATGAACAAGGTGGAGCTGGAAGCCAAGGTGGATGCCCTGACCGATGAACTCAATTTTCTCCGAGCCCTCTACGATGCG GAGCTGGCTCAGCTCAGTGCACAAGTGTCCGACACCGCTGTCATTCTGTCCATGGACAACAACCGGGACCTGGACCTCAGCAGCATCATAGCTGAAGTCAAAGCTCAGTACGAAGACATCGCCAACAGGAGCCGGGCCGAGGCGGAGGCTTGGTACCAAACCAAG TTTGAGGAGCTGCAGGCCACAGCTGGGAAACACGGGGACGACCTGCGCAACACAAAGGGGGAAATCTCTGAGCTCAACCGGCTAATCCAGAGGATCCGGTCGGAGATAGAGAACACGAGGAATCAG TGTGCCACCCTGCAGACAGCCATCGGAGACTCCGAGGAGCGTGGGGAGCTGGCCCTCAAAGATGCCAAGGCAAAGATAATTGACCTGGAAGATGCTCTGCAGAAGGCCAAAGCTGACATGGCCCGGCAGCTCCGCGAGTACCAGGAGCTGATGAATGTCAAGCTGGCCCTGGACATCGAGATCGCGACCTACAGGAAGCTGCTGGAGGGCGAGGAGAGCAG GCTCAGTGGAGAGGGACTCAACCCCATCAGCTATT CTGTCATCAGCTCCAACTCTGGCATGGCTGGTGGGGCTGGGTTTGGAGGAGGATTTGGTGGACTGAGCCTAAGCGGAGGAGGTGGTGGAAGCGGTTTTGGTCTTGGAGGAGGCGGCGGAAGCGGTTTTGGTCTTGGAGGAGGCGGCGGAAGCGGTTTTGGTCTTGGAGGAGGTGGTGGAAGTGGTTTTGGTCTTGGAGGAGGTGGCAGTGGTGGAGGCTACAGCTTTGGAAGTGGAGGAGGACTTGGACTCGGGGGTGGTGGTGGTCTCGGAGGTGGATACGGAGGAGGCAGCGGTCTCGGCACTGCAAGTGGTTTTGGCTATGGAGGAGGTGGCGGCAGCACCAGTGGAGGGAATTTCAGCTCTGGAAGTGCAAAAGGCACCAACCCAGGTGTGAAAATTGTCTCTAAAACCTCCTCCAGCAAAAAGAGCATAAAAAGCCAAAGCCTGAAGAATGCTACACAGCCTGAGTAA
- the LOC141972014 gene encoding keratin, type II cytoskeletal cochleal-like isoform X2, with protein MSRISFRSSTGGGMRGFSSGSAIVGGGSGARSSFSSVSVSRVGGGRAGGGGGFGAGGGFGSRSLYNLGGSKRISYSSVGGGLRSGAGGGYGFGGGAGFGLGYGGGAGAGFGLGGAGGPGFPVCPPGGIHEVTVNQSLLAPLKLDIDPEIQKVRTQEREQIKTLNNKFASFIDKVRFLEQQNKVLETKWSLLQEQGHTVTRKSLEPLFEAYINNLRRQLDSLLGERGRLDSELRNMQDMVEDFKNKYEDEINRRTGAENEFVVLKKDVDGAYMNKVELQAKADALADEINFLRALYEAELSQMQQQVSDTSVVLSMDNNRNLDLNSIIAEVKAQYEDIANRSRAEAEAWYQNKYEELQVSAGRHGDDLRNTKIEISEINRMVQRLRNEIESVKKQCANLQAAITEAEERGELALKDAKNKLAELEDALQKAKADLARQLREYQELMNVKLALDIEIATYRKLLEGEESRLAGEGVGAVSVSVVSSSSGMGYGGGGSCLGMGGGLGMGGGLSMGGGGGGGGYSMSSSGGFGGGSGGFGGGLSYGGGSTFSSGSSRGVSSSTGGSVRIVSKTTTSKKTIR; from the exons ATGAGTCGGATCTCTTTCAGATCATCTACTGGAGGGGGCATGAGGGGATTTAGCTCAGGCTCTGCTATCGTAGGAGGTGGCAGTGGTGCCAGAAGCAGTTTTAGCTCTGTCTCTGTCTCCAGAGTTGGAGGAGGAAGAGCCGGAGGTGGAGGAGGCTTTGGAGCTGGTGGTGGCTTCGGCAGCAGAAGTCTCTATAACCTAGGTGGAAGCAAAAGAATTTCCTACAGCTCAGTCGGTGGAGGTCTACGGAGTGGAGCCGGTGGTGGATACGGCTTTGGTGGAGGAGCTGGCTTTGGTCTTGGCTATGGTGGTGGAGCAGGCGCTGGTTTTGGCTTAGgaggagctg GTGGCCCCGGGTTCCCTGTTTGCCCACCTGGTGGCATCCATGAAGTGACCGTCAACCAGAGCCTCCTGGCACCCCTCAAGCTGGACATTGACCCGGAAATCCAGAAGGTGCGAACACAGGAGCGGGAGCAGATCAAGACCCTCAACAACAAATTTGCCTCCTTCATTGACAAG GTGCGCTTTTTGGAGCAGCAGAACAAAGTGCTGGAGACCAAGTGGAGCCTCCTCCAAGAGCAAGGTCACACAGTTACCAGGAAATCTCTCGAGCCCCTTTTTGAAGCTTACATCAACAACCTCAGGCGGCAGCTAGACAGTCTTCTGGGGGAGAGGGGACGCTTGGACTCTGAACTGAGGAACATGCAGGACATGGTGGAAGACTTTAAGAACAA ATATGAAGATGAGATCAACCGGCGCACTGGTGCAGAGAACGAGTTCGTGGTCCTCAAGAAG gaTGTGGATGGCGCTTATATGAACAAGGTCGAGCTGCAGGCCAAAGCAGATGCGCTGGCAGATGAAATTAACTTCCTGAGAGCTCTTTACGAAGCG GAATTGTCCCAGATGCAGCAGCAAGTATCCGACACCTCTGTGGTCCTGTCCATGGACAACAACCGTAACTTGGACCTCAACAGCATCATCGCAGAGGTCAAAGCGCAGTACGAGGACATCGCCAACCGGAGCCGGGCTGAGGCGGAGGCTTGGTACCAAAACAAG TACGAGGAACTCCAGGTCTCTGCCGGGCGACACGGTGACGACCTGCGTAACACCAAGATAGAAATTTCAGAAATCAACCGGATGGTCCAGAGGCTGCGGAATGAGATTGAGAGCGTGAAGAAACAG TGTGCCAACCTCCAAGCAGCCATCACCGAGGCGGAAGAGCGTGGGGAGCTGGCCCTCAAGGATGCCAAGAACAAACTGGCTGAGCTGGAGGATGCTCTGCAGAAAGCCAAGGCCGACCTGGCCCGGCAGCTCCGCGAGTACCAGGAGCTGATGAACGTCAAGCTGGCCCTGGACATCGAGATCGCGACCTACAGGAAGCTGCTGGAGGGCGAGGAGAGCAG GCTGGCTGGAGAGGGAGTCGGAGCCGTGAGCGTCT CCGTGGTCAGCAGCTCCAGCGGGATGGGCTACGGTGGCGGCGGCAGCTGCCTGGGCATGGGCGGAGGTCTCGGCATGGGCGGGGGTCTCAGcatgggcggcggcggcggcggcggcggctacAGCATGAGCAGCAGTGGAGGCTTCGGAGGCGGGAGCGGAGGGTTTGGCGGGGGCCTCAGCTACGGAGGAGGCAGCACCTTCAGCTCCGGGAGCAGCCGAGGTGTCAGCTCCAGCACGGGAGGCAGCGTGAGGATCGTTTCCAAGACCACCACTAGCAAAAAGACCATCAGATAA
- the LOC141972014 gene encoding keratin, type II cytoskeletal cochleal-like isoform X4 yields the protein MSRISFRSSTGGGMRGFSSGSAIVGGGSGARSSFSSVSVSRVGGGRAGGGGGFGAGGGFGSRSLYNLGGSKRISYSSVGGGLRSGAGGGYGFGGGAGFGLGYGGGAGAGFGLGGAGGGGGYGLGSGFGLGHPNSRGGPGFPVCPPGGIHEVTVNQSLLAPLKLDIDPEIQKVRTQEREQIKTLNNKFASFIDKVRFLEQQNKVLETKWSLLQEQGHTVTRKSLEPLFEAYINNLRRQLDSLLGERGRLDSELRNMQDMVEDFKNKYEDEINRRTGAENEFVVLKKDVDGAYMNKVELQAKADALADEINFLRALYEAELSQMQQQVSDTSVVLSMDNNRNLDLNSIIAEVKAQYEDIANRSRAEAEAWYQNKYEELQVSAGRHGDDLRNTKIEISEINRMVQRLRNEIESVKKQCANLQAAITEAEERGELALKDAKNKLAELEDALQKAKADLARQLREYQELMNVKLALDIEIATYRKLLEGEESRLAGEGVGAVSVSVVSSSSGSGGGGYSMSSSGGFGGGSGGFGGGLSYGGGSTFSSGSSRGVSSSTGGSVRIVSKTTTSKKTIR from the exons ATGAGTCGGATCTCTTTCAGATCATCTACTGGAGGGGGCATGAGGGGATTTAGCTCAGGCTCTGCTATCGTAGGAGGTGGCAGTGGTGCCAGAAGCAGTTTTAGCTCTGTCTCTGTCTCCAGAGTTGGAGGAGGAAGAGCCGGAGGTGGAGGAGGCTTTGGAGCTGGTGGTGGCTTCGGCAGCAGAAGTCTCTATAACCTAGGTGGAAGCAAAAGAATTTCCTACAGCTCAGTCGGTGGAGGTCTACGGAGTGGAGCCGGTGGTGGATACGGCTTTGGTGGAGGAGCTGGCTTTGGTCTTGGCTATGGTGGTGGAGCAGGCGCTGGTTTTGGCTTAGgaggagctggtggtggtggcggctATGGGCTGGGCAGTGGATTTGGGCTGGGACATCCAAATAGTCGAGGTGGCCCCGGGTTCCCTGTTTGCCCACCTGGTGGCATCCATGAAGTGACCGTCAACCAGAGCCTCCTGGCACCCCTCAAGCTGGACATTGACCCGGAAATCCAGAAGGTGCGAACACAGGAGCGGGAGCAGATCAAGACCCTCAACAACAAATTTGCCTCCTTCATTGACAAG GTGCGCTTTTTGGAGCAGCAGAACAAAGTGCTGGAGACCAAGTGGAGCCTCCTCCAAGAGCAAGGTCACACAGTTACCAGGAAATCTCTCGAGCCCCTTTTTGAAGCTTACATCAACAACCTCAGGCGGCAGCTAGACAGTCTTCTGGGGGAGAGGGGACGCTTGGACTCTGAACTGAGGAACATGCAGGACATGGTGGAAGACTTTAAGAACAA ATATGAAGATGAGATCAACCGGCGCACTGGTGCAGAGAACGAGTTCGTGGTCCTCAAGAAG gaTGTGGATGGCGCTTATATGAACAAGGTCGAGCTGCAGGCCAAAGCAGATGCGCTGGCAGATGAAATTAACTTCCTGAGAGCTCTTTACGAAGCG GAATTGTCCCAGATGCAGCAGCAAGTATCCGACACCTCTGTGGTCCTGTCCATGGACAACAACCGTAACTTGGACCTCAACAGCATCATCGCAGAGGTCAAAGCGCAGTACGAGGACATCGCCAACCGGAGCCGGGCTGAGGCGGAGGCTTGGTACCAAAACAAG TACGAGGAACTCCAGGTCTCTGCCGGGCGACACGGTGACGACCTGCGTAACACCAAGATAGAAATTTCAGAAATCAACCGGATGGTCCAGAGGCTGCGGAATGAGATTGAGAGCGTGAAGAAACAG TGTGCCAACCTCCAAGCAGCCATCACCGAGGCGGAAGAGCGTGGGGAGCTGGCCCTCAAGGATGCCAAGAACAAACTGGCTGAGCTGGAGGATGCTCTGCAGAAAGCCAAGGCCGACCTGGCCCGGCAGCTCCGCGAGTACCAGGAGCTGATGAACGTCAAGCTGGCCCTGGACATCGAGATCGCGACCTACAGGAAGCTGCTGGAGGGCGAGGAGAGCAG GCTGGCTGGAGAGGGAGTCGGAGCCGTGAGCGTCT CCGTGGTCAGCAGCTCCAGCGGGA gcggcggcggcggctacAGCATGAGCAGCAGTGGAGGCTTCGGAGGCGGGAGCGGAGGGTTTGGCGGGGGCCTCAGCTACGGAGGAGGCAGCACCTTCAGCTCCGGGAGCAGCCGAGGTGTCAGCTCCAGCACGGGAGGCAGCGTGAGGATCGTTTCCAAGACCACCACTAGCAAAAAGACCATCAGATAA
- the LOC141972014 gene encoding keratin, type II cytoskeletal cochleal-like isoform X3 produces the protein MSRISFRSSTGGGMRGFSSGSAIVGGGSGARSSFSSVSVSRVGGGRAGGGGGFGAGGGFGSRSLYNLGGSKRISYSSVGGGLRSGAGGGYGFGGGAGFGLGYGGGAGAGFGGPGFPVCPPGGIHEVTVNQSLLAPLKLDIDPEIQKVRTQEREQIKTLNNKFASFIDKVRFLEQQNKVLETKWSLLQEQGHTVTRKSLEPLFEAYINNLRRQLDSLLGERGRLDSELRNMQDMVEDFKNKYEDEINRRTGAENEFVVLKKDVDGAYMNKVELQAKADALADEINFLRALYEAELSQMQQQVSDTSVVLSMDNNRNLDLNSIIAEVKAQYEDIANRSRAEAEAWYQNKYEELQVSAGRHGDDLRNTKIEISEINRMVQRLRNEIESVKKQCANLQAAITEAEERGELALKDAKNKLAELEDALQKAKADLARQLREYQELMNVKLALDIEIATYRKLLEGEESRLAGEGVGAVSVSVVSSSSGMGYGGGGSCLGMGGGLGMGGGLSMGGGGGGGGYSMSSSGGFGGGSGGFGGGLSYGGGSTFSSGSSRGVSSSTGGSVRIVSKTTTSKKTIR, from the exons ATGAGTCGGATCTCTTTCAGATCATCTACTGGAGGGGGCATGAGGGGATTTAGCTCAGGCTCTGCTATCGTAGGAGGTGGCAGTGGTGCCAGAAGCAGTTTTAGCTCTGTCTCTGTCTCCAGAGTTGGAGGAGGAAGAGCCGGAGGTGGAGGAGGCTTTGGAGCTGGTGGTGGCTTCGGCAGCAGAAGTCTCTATAACCTAGGTGGAAGCAAAAGAATTTCCTACAGCTCAGTCGGTGGAGGTCTACGGAGTGGAGCCGGTGGTGGATACGGCTTTGGTGGAGGAGCTGGCTTTGGTCTTGGCTATGGTGGTGGAGCAGGCGCTGGTTTTG GTGGCCCCGGGTTCCCTGTTTGCCCACCTGGTGGCATCCATGAAGTGACCGTCAACCAGAGCCTCCTGGCACCCCTCAAGCTGGACATTGACCCGGAAATCCAGAAGGTGCGAACACAGGAGCGGGAGCAGATCAAGACCCTCAACAACAAATTTGCCTCCTTCATTGACAAG GTGCGCTTTTTGGAGCAGCAGAACAAAGTGCTGGAGACCAAGTGGAGCCTCCTCCAAGAGCAAGGTCACACAGTTACCAGGAAATCTCTCGAGCCCCTTTTTGAAGCTTACATCAACAACCTCAGGCGGCAGCTAGACAGTCTTCTGGGGGAGAGGGGACGCTTGGACTCTGAACTGAGGAACATGCAGGACATGGTGGAAGACTTTAAGAACAA ATATGAAGATGAGATCAACCGGCGCACTGGTGCAGAGAACGAGTTCGTGGTCCTCAAGAAG gaTGTGGATGGCGCTTATATGAACAAGGTCGAGCTGCAGGCCAAAGCAGATGCGCTGGCAGATGAAATTAACTTCCTGAGAGCTCTTTACGAAGCG GAATTGTCCCAGATGCAGCAGCAAGTATCCGACACCTCTGTGGTCCTGTCCATGGACAACAACCGTAACTTGGACCTCAACAGCATCATCGCAGAGGTCAAAGCGCAGTACGAGGACATCGCCAACCGGAGCCGGGCTGAGGCGGAGGCTTGGTACCAAAACAAG TACGAGGAACTCCAGGTCTCTGCCGGGCGACACGGTGACGACCTGCGTAACACCAAGATAGAAATTTCAGAAATCAACCGGATGGTCCAGAGGCTGCGGAATGAGATTGAGAGCGTGAAGAAACAG TGTGCCAACCTCCAAGCAGCCATCACCGAGGCGGAAGAGCGTGGGGAGCTGGCCCTCAAGGATGCCAAGAACAAACTGGCTGAGCTGGAGGATGCTCTGCAGAAAGCCAAGGCCGACCTGGCCCGGCAGCTCCGCGAGTACCAGGAGCTGATGAACGTCAAGCTGGCCCTGGACATCGAGATCGCGACCTACAGGAAGCTGCTGGAGGGCGAGGAGAGCAG GCTGGCTGGAGAGGGAGTCGGAGCCGTGAGCGTCT CCGTGGTCAGCAGCTCCAGCGGGATGGGCTACGGTGGCGGCGGCAGCTGCCTGGGCATGGGCGGAGGTCTCGGCATGGGCGGGGGTCTCAGcatgggcggcggcggcggcggcggcggctacAGCATGAGCAGCAGTGGAGGCTTCGGAGGCGGGAGCGGAGGGTTTGGCGGGGGCCTCAGCTACGGAGGAGGCAGCACCTTCAGCTCCGGGAGCAGCCGAGGTGTCAGCTCCAGCACGGGAGGCAGCGTGAGGATCGTTTCCAAGACCACCACTAGCAAAAAGACCATCAGATAA
- the LOC141972014 gene encoding keratin, type II cytoskeletal cochleal-like isoform X1, translating to MSRISFRSSTGGGMRGFSSGSAIVGGGSGARSSFSSVSVSRVGGGRAGGGGGFGAGGGFGSRSLYNLGGSKRISYSSVGGGLRSGAGGGYGFGGGAGFGLGYGGGAGAGFGLGGAGGGGGYGLGSGFGLGHPNSRGGPGFPVCPPGGIHEVTVNQSLLAPLKLDIDPEIQKVRTQEREQIKTLNNKFASFIDKVRFLEQQNKVLETKWSLLQEQGHTVTRKSLEPLFEAYINNLRRQLDSLLGERGRLDSELRNMQDMVEDFKNKYEDEINRRTGAENEFVVLKKDVDGAYMNKVELQAKADALADEINFLRALYEAELSQMQQQVSDTSVVLSMDNNRNLDLNSIIAEVKAQYEDIANRSRAEAEAWYQNKYEELQVSAGRHGDDLRNTKIEISEINRMVQRLRNEIESVKKQCANLQAAITEAEERGELALKDAKNKLAELEDALQKAKADLARQLREYQELMNVKLALDIEIATYRKLLEGEESRLAGEGVGAVSVSVVSSSSGMGYGGGGSCLGMGGGLGMGGGLSMGGGGGGGGYSMSSSGGFGGGSGGFGGGLSYGGGSTFSSGSSRGVSSSTGGSVRIVSKTTTSKKTIR from the exons ATGAGTCGGATCTCTTTCAGATCATCTACTGGAGGGGGCATGAGGGGATTTAGCTCAGGCTCTGCTATCGTAGGAGGTGGCAGTGGTGCCAGAAGCAGTTTTAGCTCTGTCTCTGTCTCCAGAGTTGGAGGAGGAAGAGCCGGAGGTGGAGGAGGCTTTGGAGCTGGTGGTGGCTTCGGCAGCAGAAGTCTCTATAACCTAGGTGGAAGCAAAAGAATTTCCTACAGCTCAGTCGGTGGAGGTCTACGGAGTGGAGCCGGTGGTGGATACGGCTTTGGTGGAGGAGCTGGCTTTGGTCTTGGCTATGGTGGTGGAGCAGGCGCTGGTTTTGGCTTAGgaggagctggtggtggtggcggctATGGGCTGGGCAGTGGATTTGGGCTGGGACATCCAAATAGTCGAGGTGGCCCCGGGTTCCCTGTTTGCCCACCTGGTGGCATCCATGAAGTGACCGTCAACCAGAGCCTCCTGGCACCCCTCAAGCTGGACATTGACCCGGAAATCCAGAAGGTGCGAACACAGGAGCGGGAGCAGATCAAGACCCTCAACAACAAATTTGCCTCCTTCATTGACAAG GTGCGCTTTTTGGAGCAGCAGAACAAAGTGCTGGAGACCAAGTGGAGCCTCCTCCAAGAGCAAGGTCACACAGTTACCAGGAAATCTCTCGAGCCCCTTTTTGAAGCTTACATCAACAACCTCAGGCGGCAGCTAGACAGTCTTCTGGGGGAGAGGGGACGCTTGGACTCTGAACTGAGGAACATGCAGGACATGGTGGAAGACTTTAAGAACAA ATATGAAGATGAGATCAACCGGCGCACTGGTGCAGAGAACGAGTTCGTGGTCCTCAAGAAG gaTGTGGATGGCGCTTATATGAACAAGGTCGAGCTGCAGGCCAAAGCAGATGCGCTGGCAGATGAAATTAACTTCCTGAGAGCTCTTTACGAAGCG GAATTGTCCCAGATGCAGCAGCAAGTATCCGACACCTCTGTGGTCCTGTCCATGGACAACAACCGTAACTTGGACCTCAACAGCATCATCGCAGAGGTCAAAGCGCAGTACGAGGACATCGCCAACCGGAGCCGGGCTGAGGCGGAGGCTTGGTACCAAAACAAG TACGAGGAACTCCAGGTCTCTGCCGGGCGACACGGTGACGACCTGCGTAACACCAAGATAGAAATTTCAGAAATCAACCGGATGGTCCAGAGGCTGCGGAATGAGATTGAGAGCGTGAAGAAACAG TGTGCCAACCTCCAAGCAGCCATCACCGAGGCGGAAGAGCGTGGGGAGCTGGCCCTCAAGGATGCCAAGAACAAACTGGCTGAGCTGGAGGATGCTCTGCAGAAAGCCAAGGCCGACCTGGCCCGGCAGCTCCGCGAGTACCAGGAGCTGATGAACGTCAAGCTGGCCCTGGACATCGAGATCGCGACCTACAGGAAGCTGCTGGAGGGCGAGGAGAGCAG GCTGGCTGGAGAGGGAGTCGGAGCCGTGAGCGTCT CCGTGGTCAGCAGCTCCAGCGGGATGGGCTACGGTGGCGGCGGCAGCTGCCTGGGCATGGGCGGAGGTCTCGGCATGGGCGGGGGTCTCAGcatgggcggcggcggcggcggcggcggctacAGCATGAGCAGCAGTGGAGGCTTCGGAGGCGGGAGCGGAGGGTTTGGCGGGGGCCTCAGCTACGGAGGAGGCAGCACCTTCAGCTCCGGGAGCAGCCGAGGTGTCAGCTCCAGCACGGGAGGCAGCGTGAGGATCGTTTCCAAGACCACCACTAGCAAAAAGACCATCAGATAA